In the genome of Sphingomonas naphthae, one region contains:
- the murC gene encoding UDP-N-acetylmuramate--L-alanine ligase: MKGVATDIGTIHFIGIGGIGMSGIAEVMHNLGYKVQGSDVAEGYVIEGLRKRGIPVAIGHKAENLGDAAVVVTSTAIKRGNPEVELALESRVPVVRRAEMLAELMRLKSTVAVAGTHGKTTTTSMVAALLDAGGVDPTVINGGIINSYGSNARLGASDWMVVEADESDGSFLRLDGTYAIVTNIDPEHLDHYGDFEKVKDAFVEFVENVPFYGAALLCLDHPEVQALIPRVRDRRVVTYGFSAQADVRGVNVTPIPGGNRFETIVRQRDGSSRSIEGIELPMPGRHNVQNALAAIGVALEMGVPDDVIQTGFAKFGGVKRRFTKVGEVGGMTVIDDYGHHPVEIRAVLSAAREGVENRVIAVVQPHRFTRLRDLMADFQSAFNDADIVYVAPVYPAGEQPIEGIDAAALVSGLKMRGHRSAQEISGPEALATALADIGQPGDMVICLGAGDITKWAAGLAEAIGETRKVSA, encoded by the coding sequence GTGAAGGGCGTCGCCACCGACATCGGAACCATCCATTTCATCGGCATCGGCGGGATCGGCATGTCGGGCATCGCCGAGGTGATGCACAATCTGGGCTACAAGGTGCAGGGCTCGGACGTGGCCGAAGGCTATGTGATCGAGGGGCTTCGCAAGCGCGGCATCCCCGTCGCGATCGGCCACAAGGCGGAGAATCTGGGCGACGCCGCCGTGGTGGTCACCTCCACCGCGATCAAGCGCGGCAACCCGGAGGTGGAGCTTGCGCTGGAAAGCCGCGTCCCCGTCGTCCGCCGCGCCGAGATGCTGGCCGAACTGATGCGCCTGAAATCCACCGTCGCGGTGGCCGGCACCCACGGCAAGACGACCACCACCTCGATGGTGGCCGCGCTGCTCGACGCGGGTGGGGTGGACCCGACCGTCATCAACGGCGGGATCATCAACAGCTATGGTTCCAACGCGCGATTGGGCGCGTCCGACTGGATGGTAGTCGAGGCGGACGAGAGCGACGGCAGCTTCCTGCGGCTCGACGGCACCTACGCCATCGTCACCAACATCGATCCCGAGCATCTCGATCATTACGGCGACTTCGAGAAGGTGAAGGACGCGTTCGTCGAGTTCGTCGAGAACGTCCCCTTCTACGGCGCGGCCCTGCTCTGTCTCGATCACCCGGAAGTGCAGGCGCTGATCCCGCGCGTCCGCGACCGCCGCGTGGTGACCTACGGTTTCTCGGCGCAGGCCGACGTGCGCGGCGTCAACGTCACACCGATCCCCGGCGGCAACCGCTTCGAGACGATCGTGCGCCAGCGCGACGGCAGCAGCCGATCGATCGAGGGGATCGAGCTGCCCATGCCCGGCCGCCATAACGTCCAGAACGCGCTCGCCGCGATCGGCGTGGCGCTGGAAATGGGCGTGCCCGACGACGTGATCCAGACCGGCTTCGCCAAGTTCGGTGGGGTCAAGCGCCGCTTCACAAAGGTCGGCGAAGTCGGCGGGATGACGGTGATCGACGATTACGGCCACCATCCGGTCGAGATTCGCGCGGTGCTGTCGGCGGCGCGCGAGGGGGTCGAGAACCGGGTCATCGCGGTCGTCCAGCCGCACCGCTTCACCCGCCTGCGCGATCTGATGGCGGACTTCCAATCGGCCTTCAACGATGCCGACATCGTCTATGTCGCCCCGGTCTATCCGGCGGGCGAGCAGCCGATCGAGGGCATCGACGCGGCGGCGCTCGTCTCCGGTCTCAAGATGCGCGGGCACCGCTCGGCGCAGGAGATTTCGGGGCCCGAGGCGCTGGCGACGGCGCTGGCCGATATCGGCCAGCCGGGCGACATGGTCATCTGTCTCGGCGCGGGCGATATCACGAAGTGGGCGGCGGGGCTGGCCGAGGCGATCGGCGAAACACGGAAGGTGAGCGCATGA